The DNA segment GGTCGGACTTGTTAAACGAAGAAAAATAGATGTGCTGCGACGGGCTAGTCAAAtgggaaaaaatatacgaaaaaaaatgttgaaccccacacgcacgttgcggtgcattaactcacaaaatttagaacgaaacgaaaaacttgggaaagataataagtatggtggaccaaaattgaaaataaaaaagagttgggattaaattgcaaaagatgaaaaattttgggttaaaagtaaaaaacaaagggtctaaattgcaaaattgaagttatttattaatcttagataaagataaggataaaaataaataatatctatatattagttattaatattcctatactaataaacaaaaatcttttttgaCACGTGTCACTTTCTCATGttttctcaccttattttcctatttatctattgttaaataacaataataattttaaactaaaaattagataagaataaatacttgtttttctataaataattttaaacaaaaatttagataaggatacatcttttttataaaagattttcatttactatgtaaaagataaaagaataatactaataataataataataataataataataataataataagtaaacAATACTTAAAAACTTTTTACGGCTTATCATTAACAATGTATTCAACAGAGTGATAATACATTTACGGGTTTTTTATGTTGTATGCTCCAAATGAAAGATTATGATAATTGACATAATTGAAGTTGCACGCatgttggtttttattttttttattttattatttattattattattatttttttgtgtaTGTTGTTTATACTAACCCCTTACTAGAAGGAACCGGTTTTTTGTTAATGAGTGTTTTGGAGCAGCGTTTCGTGTAAAACAAATGGTTTGCCCCGAAAGAGTTCGTTGTGGTGTAAATCTTGATGATTATTTGTATTAatatatgacattatattttgtTCAATACGTTTAATACacgtttttttttaaagatagatcgtttttattatttattatataaattaCACTTATACAACcggtgtaatacacggggttttaacctagtatattaatattaaaagaaatttattaaagaATTATAAATAAAgtttatgaggttgaaggagagaatgccatgtgacattatttggagtcttttattataagttagattagattgCAGCAAGAATTTAACAAACCGATTAGAGGAAGAGTAATTAGAATTTAACTCTTTGTTTTGCAACTAAACCAATTATCCATGttatctttattattattattattattattattattattattattattattattattattattattattattattatgttaaaAAGGTTGGGCTAGATATTTGGGCCGAAAAAAGAAAAGGGCCGAAGCCTGAAGACATAAAGTGTGGCCCAGGTATTTAATTGAATATAAAAGAAGAACAAGAAGAGCAAGGCAGGCGGTTTTTTATGGGTTTCATCTTGTTTCTTTCTTACGAGGGTTTCATCACCATGGACAAGAAGAGGCCGaggtaatattattattatataatatttcATGTTTATATTCAATTCATTCTATCATTCAATGATACGCGTGTTGGTGATTTGTTAAATATTGTTGAATGATCCATCTATCAATGAATTAATCAGTGACACGGCATTTTCTTCTTCGGCATCGGCATCTAAGAGGAGGAATAAATCTGAGGATGTAAGTAAGAATTATTTTGATTAATTAAGCGTCCGGTATTTGTTTGTTTCTGAAACAAAGCAATTCTTGACAATGCTCTAATAATTGTTTGTTTAGCAGGAGTTAAAGAAGGGCAGCGATGAGGCTTTTCATCTTTCAGAGGACAGGGTTGTAGAAATTTTAATTCTCATTCGCTCAGGAGGAGGGACTCCTAACAAGTGGGATGAGTATGCCACATCATTCTATAACAGAACCCTTGCCTGCAAGACACGCTTCACACTCTTGGGGAAACACCAGCAGGTAATGTAGtagttgtatatatatatatatatatatatatccaaagtTATACATTTAGGAAAATATGTTTTTGATAACATTTTGTTATTAGCTAGCCTGTGTATGTTTTTGAGAGGCCATTGGACTTTGTTTGTTTACCACCTATCAGTTGATTTATTTctaattaattaatttgttattattattctcatttatttattatatatgcTGTGCCGTGATTGTTCAGGTTGAGGAGGAGACAGAAGATGATATCTCAACAGATGAGGTATATCAAAATTTATAATCACATAAGCCTATTATTATTATGATATATGATAGTTTGTTGTATTTAGCGGACGGATGTTATTAATCTAATTTATTATTTGCTCTGATTGTTTAGGAAGAGGAAAAGGTGGATACTCAATATTTGTCGCCATCGGAAATGGTAtggttatatataaaaaatttattaTAATCATATAAACCTATTAGTTGATTTGGTTGAAAGGAATAGGGTTTtagaaaattatgtttttgctGTGCCTCCTAATAGCTAGATCCTGTTGTATGAATCTTAATTTGACATTGAGCGTCCTAATCTCTTATTATTATATTTGaatcacattttaattttatttagaAGCCTTTGGACTCTGTCAAAGCCAACGGATGTTGTTGTTATTCTAATATATTATATATCTGCTCTGGTTATATAGGATGGGGATCAGGATGAGGATATGGAGTCTACTCACTCCGAAGAGGTATTGTTATAATAAACACATAAACCTGTTTGTTAGCTGATTTGGTTTAGGAAATTATGTTTTTGTGAAACTAATAAAGTAATAGGCTTATTATATAAATCTTAATTTGACATTCATCTTAGTCCTAATCTTTCTTTGTCATGTATGAATGAGCTTAGTCATAATCTTTTTTTGTCAATAGGGTTACTGCAGGCCGGAGCTTTCTGGGCCATTCGATTTCGGTTCTTATTCTTCTGGGAATGAACCTAAATCTATTCCTTATCATTTGTATCTGCTGGTTAAGGAAGCAGTTGATATCATGGAGCCTTTTGAGGGGTGCAGCATCGATGTGACAAAATTGACATTGGTCGAGGAGAAAATTTGGTTTTTTTGTAGATACTTTCACTGTCATCTGCCAACTGGCTGGGAATAGTATGCCTTTTCTTTTTTCTAAATAATATTTTCTTATCATTTTAAGTTTTTATGCAcatattttttcttttctttttgcaGCGACCGGGACACTGCCCGCGATGTTGTTGCCAGCTATGACCACACGCATACACATAGATACGATATGGCCGGTTACACCCCTATCACTTCCTTTGAAGGCCCGCTTGTGGATGATGAGTTTGATGCGGAGACTGAGCTCTCGCGAAATGAGCTGATTTGTGTTATGAGTGTTATCCACTCACGGAAAACACCTGCATATTGGGAAATGTCCCCGGGGTATGTATTATTCTATTGTAAACTATGTTCCTGCTTTGGCATTGATTACGATTGTTTAGAGGCCGCTTCAGAGGAGGATGTGCGTTTGATGTATGTGGGATTAGAGTTAGACCCCTAGTGTTAATTTCCAAGGGACTGTGAATGTGTTCATGGTACTAATGAAAAAACTAGATCTTATCTTAAGATGTTATAGTTTCTGTGGATTTTGATTGTTAAGCTTTTATCACAAAGCTCAAAACGATGACTTTCATCATTTAAGACATGGCGGTACACTACTGATCATGTAATATTAATGTATAAGATTTTGAAACCCTAAGCAGGGGTGGACCTAGGTAGAGGTCTCCGTAGGCAGGCGAATCCTTGTATCAGTCCAGCAACTAAGCCCAATAGTCCAACGTGTATGCGAATAGTCCAGCAACTTGTTACGCTCCCTCTCCTCAGTCCACATGTATATATAATTGTCGTAATGTTTGTTATGCGTGTAATTATAAACCaaaaattaccggttgtcacataaACGGCTGTCCAACTCCGGGTTTTGCATATGGAAGGGGAATTCGTCAAGGAGATCCACTCTCCCCTTTCTTGTTTATTTTAGCAATGGAGGCCTTAAATGTATCTATGTTAAAAGTCGAGGAGTCCGGTTTGTACAAAGGTATCACCTCACCTAATAATGGTCCATCGATTTCTCATTTCTTTTATGCAGATGACGTCGTTTTTGTGGGAGACGGGAATCAAGAACATGCAAGAAAAATCTTGCCCGGATCATGAGATGCTTCTTCTTGGCTTTGGGCCTAAAGGCGAGCTCGCTTAAGAGCAAGGTGTATGGGGTTTGTATGGAAGATCAAGAAGTATTATCACTCGTATCTATATTGAATTGGAAGGCTGGTTCTTTGCCCCTTTTAATTATCTTGGGATGAAGGTGGGGGGAAACACGAATAGGGTGGCAAATTGGAAACCCGTGGTGGACCGTTTCAACTCTAGGCTATGTAGGTGGAAAGCGAAAAACCTTTCTTATGCCCAGTGGCGGATCTTACCCGTTGAACGTGtcagggccgaaagacacggacactaaaaaaagcccgggcaagcccgggccaaacatagtatatataaaaaaattcgatcgaaatgcggaaaattagcactacggccgaaaaacttgcccgggCCGTGGCCCTGCCACATCCCTATTAAGAACCGCCCATGCTTATGCCGGACGGGTCACCTTAGCAAAAGCGGTACTTAGCAACCTACCAACTTATTACCTCTCACTTTACAAAGCATCAGTCAAGGTAATAAACACACTAGAAGGAACAAGGCGGAGATTTATATGGAGCGACGGCGGGAATGCGAATAAAATACGCTGGATAGGGTGGGAGAAAATGGTAAGGGCAAAGAAACTCGGAGGGTTGGGACTTGGTAGCCTTAAGGACGCAAATCTGGCACTCCTATTAAAGTGGTGGTGGAGACTTAAGGAAGACGGGGAACAACTTTGGGCTCGAGTCATCAAGGCGATACACAGTAAAAACTGCAAAAGAGTTTAGTACGGGTTGATATAAAGTACACGGGCACGTGGAAGAACATTGGCGGAATAGGaaaagattttcaaaagaaaGGTACAAACTTAGAACAAAAAATTGATGTGTAAAACGAACAGGGGAAACAAAACACGTTTTTGGGAAGACCATTGGGTTCCGAATGGAACTTTGGCAGAAGTGTTTCCAAATTTGTACAAAAACATGGCAATAAAAGGAGTCATGGTGGAAGAAAATTATAAGAGAATTGGTGAATTCATAAGATGGGACATAAAATGGATAATATGCATGATTGTAACACAATCATAGAGATTCTTCAAAAGGTGGAAAGCTGGGAGGGAAATAGAAAGAAGAAAAAGGTCATTCAATGTGTGGCATTAGCAACTTTTTGGAAGATTTGGGTGAGCAGAAATGACAAAATTTTTAGAGGCATACATCAAACAAACAGCAAACTGATGGAAGAAATCAAGGAATGTAACATTGGAGAATTTTGCTTTTGACAATTTGGTGTAATCAAGGTGTGAATGTAATAGATGGATAGGAGTATAAAAACCTGATGTAATGTTGTTGCTAGTTTTGGGCTAGTGGCATATTTAAAAGCCCCCCCtttatgtaaaaaaaacaaagaaaagcAGCATTGGCACCAATTCCAAAAGGGTATGGAATTCTATATCATCGGACCATGGTCGACATTGTTGTATTTAAAGTCTAAAATTAATTTCTAAATTTAATTTGCTGAAATTAGGTTATTAAGTTCAataaatttgctgaaatagaccAATCCAATAATTTTAGTTTGGCCTGAATCATTTAAAAaatgtaaaccctaattgaacttCTTGTTGTGTAACCTAAATTTGGTTGTCTTAATGATTTTAGTATCAAAATGCACTGCAATGAAAGACAAAAAACTTTTAAAGACACCAATATGTGGTACAAGTGGACTATactatttcataaaaaaaaaattagaatagCAACATCCGTCAGCTTTGGCAGGTCAACAAAGTCCAATGGCCTCTAGTTTATCTGAGGGGGCGATTGAATATTCCTATGATGCCATAAGTGATAAGAATTACACATATAACTGATGGTATGACATGTTCCCAGAAACAAAAGGTATCACAATGATGATAGATAGTCTTCGTTTTGAGCTTTGTGATAAAAGCTTAACAATCAAAATCCACAACATCTTAAGATAAGATCTAGTTTTTCCTTAGTACCATGAACACATTCATAGTCCCTTGGAAATTAACACTAGGGGTCTAACTCTAATCCCACATACATCAAAAGCACATCCTCCTTTGAAGCGGCCTCTAAACGATcataaaacctaaacctgttaaaaaaaaaagttagtacccaaaggcgaaactAGGTATAAAACataggacccatttgtgtaattagcTCTGATTATTATTTACTCTCATTTTTTTCCTAATACGTCCCGTTAGACTCCTTAGCATTTTTCATGACCCCTACACTTTCATTCACTAATTTCTATTGGTCGTGCCATATTTTCATATTCCTAATTACTATATGATAAATTTAAAACGGAATGAACAGTAtcacttaaatttttttttattttttatttattatgtgATTTTTTATATGTCGAGCAATAccttatattcatttattagacTATGAGGTATGGGGTAAGGGTTGAGGCGTGgtttgggtacaaatgcccaagtcaccaccccgggtgggtttgggtttcgacgtggccccttgggcgggagtttcagcccgagcgttgggcatgcctagcggCCCTCCGTGGcgggctctcattggctgggttggctaggccatagcggctaggtttaaattttaaaaaataaccgtttggctttgggtacaaatgcccaacTCACCACGTCGGGTGGGTTTGGGTTTCGGTGTGGCCTATTGGGCGggagtttcagcccgggcgttgggcatgcctaacggtcctccgtggccggctctcattggctgggttggctaggccatagcggctaggtttaaattttaaaaaataaccgtttggcttggccaaacggttcACCCAAGTCACTATAAAACCCCCCAACCCCACCGCCTGTCCACATTGCTACCCCAACCCTTCACTCCACCTACCCGAACCCGCTAGCCACACTTGATACCGGCACAACGCgatgaagggccgccaacccgGTGAGACCCGTTACTGGCCGGAAGCTTTCGCTAGCTACCGGCACAACGTGGGAACGACCGACACAATTTAAACAcgtgccaacacaagtggcgcgagctacgaccgaagctcgaCCGTTTTAAAGCCTGCTACGATAGCGTCCCGAGTGGTGATATAAGTTACGAAAACCAggtggcggtggccaacatcgagttccggggcaaggagcggaaaccgtttgacaagctcgccctgttcgaaatctacctaacgctttAGGCTTTTTTATTCTTAACCGACCCAACACGTCACTCACCAGCGGGAAGGCTCaaagtccacgtgtcaacccatgccccaaacatGAATCATGTAATTTTTACAGTGAttaagtggtgaaacaagagttaGGGTCTATTTTCAGTTTTTGAAAGAaataaaacagttaaaagaaaagttgcAGGATGAAGTCGGTCGAAAACATCAATGCCTTTCGCGCAACGCGCGTCATTGAAAAACACTAGTTGTCTTAATGACTTAATTTTGATGATATATAAGAACCAGAAGATACAAATATTGTCACACTTCGATAAATAACACTTAAGTTCTTTCGATAAATATAAG comes from the Helianthus annuus cultivar XRQ/B chromosome 4, HanXRQr2.0-SUNRISE, whole genome shotgun sequence genome and includes:
- the LOC110937788 gene encoding uncharacterized protein LOC110937788; the encoded protein is MGFILFLSYEGFITMDKKRPSDTAFSSSASASKRRNKSEDELKKGSDEAFHLSEDRVVEILILIRSGGGTPNKWDEYATSFYNRTLACKTRFTLLGKHQQVEEETEDDISTDEEEEKVDTQYLSPSEMDGDQDEDMESTHSEEGYCRPELSGPFDFGSYSSGNEPKSIPYHLYLLVKEAVDIMEPFEGCSIDVTKLTLVEEKIWFFCRYFHCHLPTGWEYDRDTARDVVASYDHTHTHRYDMAGYTPITSFEGPLVDDEFDAETELSRNELICVMSVIHSRKTPAYWEMSPGYVLFYCKLCSCFGIDYDCLEAASEEDVRLMYVGLELDP